In one Bradyrhizobium cosmicum genomic region, the following are encoded:
- a CDS encoding D-alanine--D-alanine ligase family protein, giving the protein MRRLRILVLMHPDFIPPDSSEGYTPQEINNWKTEYDVVSTLRAAGHEVRVLGAQEEIRPVREAIEQFKPHVAFTLLEEFHNNVAYDQHIASYLELMKVPYTGCNPRGLILARGKDLSKTLVHHRRIAVPAFAVFPMRRKVKRPKHLALPLIVKALNMDGSAGISQASIVDTDEKLAERVAFIHDRSETAAIAEQFIEGRELYVGVLGNNRLRVLPVWELKFGSMGGRRSRHIATEKAKHDTDYQEKLGIVDGPAKDLPPEVTARIQRAAKRIYRALGLDGYARIDFRLAADGTPYFIEANPNPEIAKSQEFATAALHAGLKYPALLQRILMLGISRAKAGVSLG; this is encoded by the coding sequence ATGAGACGACTGCGTATTCTCGTGCTGATGCATCCGGACTTCATACCTCCGGACTCCTCCGAGGGTTATACCCCTCAGGAAATCAACAACTGGAAGACGGAATACGACGTCGTCAGCACCCTGCGCGCGGCCGGCCATGAGGTCCGGGTCCTCGGTGCCCAGGAGGAAATCAGACCGGTCCGCGAAGCGATCGAGCAGTTCAAGCCGCACGTGGCCTTCACGCTGCTGGAAGAATTCCACAACAACGTCGCCTACGACCAGCACATCGCCAGCTATCTCGAGCTGATGAAGGTCCCCTATACCGGCTGCAATCCGCGCGGCCTGATTCTGGCGCGCGGCAAGGATCTGTCCAAGACGCTGGTGCACCATCGCCGCATCGCGGTGCCCGCCTTCGCCGTCTTCCCGATGCGACGCAAGGTCAAGCGGCCGAAGCATCTTGCGCTGCCGCTGATCGTCAAGGCCCTCAACATGGATGGGTCTGCCGGCATTTCTCAGGCCTCCATCGTCGATACCGACGAAAAGCTCGCGGAGCGCGTCGCCTTCATCCACGATCGGAGCGAAACCGCCGCCATCGCAGAGCAATTCATCGAGGGACGCGAGCTTTATGTCGGCGTGCTCGGCAACAATCGCCTGCGCGTTCTGCCGGTGTGGGAGTTGAAGTTCGGCAGCATGGGCGGGCGCAGGTCACGCCACATCGCCACGGAGAAAGCCAAGCACGACACCGACTATCAGGAGAAGCTCGGCATCGTCGACGGGCCGGCAAAAGATCTCCCGCCCGAAGTGACCGCCCGCATCCAGCGGGCCGCGAAACGCATCTACCGGGCGCTTGGCCTCGACGGCTACGCGCGGATCGATTTTCGTCTTGCCGCCGACGGCACGCCGTATTTCATCGAAGCCAATCCCAACCCCGAGATTGCCAAGAGCCAGGAGTTCGCCACGGCGGCTCTCCATGCCGGGCTCAAATATCCGGCTCTCCTGCAGCGCATCCTGATGCTTGGAATCAGCCGGGCGAAGGCAGGGGTGTCGCTAGGCTGA
- a CDS encoding SRPBCC family protein, whose translation MQMNDSQRIPASREQVWAALNDPAVLKQCIPGCQSLEVTAPNEMTATVVFKVGPVKATFSGKVTLSDFDPPNAYRISGEGSGGVAGFAKGGALVRLESESTEVTVLHYEVDAQIGGKLAQLGARLINSTATKLAGEFFKSFAEVVSAKASA comes from the coding sequence ATGCAGATGAACGACAGCCAGCGTATTCCCGCCTCACGCGAGCAAGTCTGGGCGGCGCTGAACGATCCCGCTGTGCTGAAGCAGTGCATCCCCGGCTGCCAGTCGCTCGAGGTGACCGCGCCGAACGAGATGACGGCGACGGTGGTCTTCAAGGTCGGTCCGGTGAAGGCGACGTTCAGCGGCAAGGTGACGTTGTCCGATTTCGATCCGCCCAACGCCTATCGCATCTCGGGCGAGGGCTCCGGCGGTGTCGCCGGCTTCGCCAAGGGCGGTGCTCTCGTGCGGCTGGAGTCCGAAAGCACGGAGGTCACGGTACTGCATTACGAGGTCGACGCGCAGATCGGCGGCAAGCTCGCCCAGCTCGGCGCGCGACTGATCAACTCGACCGCGACGAAGCTGGCGGGCGAGTTCTTCAAATCGTTTGCCGAGGTGGTGAGCGCGAAGGCCTCAGCCTAG
- a CDS encoding XdhC family protein, producing MTAQVEVLDLVARMKAAERAFVLATVVRTVSVTAAKAGAKAIIAADGTIVAGWIGGGCAKGAVLRAAREALADAEPRMVSVQPENLLAELGVSAGESRDGIRFASNMCPSKGTMDIFVEPVLPHPSLVVLGASPVALSLAAQARVLGYHVTFAAPAADLTAQPDADTLIDGYQLGELNDAKRFVVVSTQGKGDEAALRAAVATKADYHAFVGSRRKMASLRAKLIAEGASAAAIDDFKAPAGLDLGAITPEEIAMSILAEITRERRRGQRAANQSASRE from the coding sequence GTGACCGCTCAAGTCGAAGTGCTGGATCTCGTGGCGCGGATGAAGGCCGCCGAGCGCGCCTTCGTTCTTGCGACCGTCGTGCGCACCGTTTCGGTCACCGCAGCCAAGGCCGGAGCCAAGGCGATCATTGCGGCCGACGGCACCATTGTCGCGGGGTGGATCGGCGGCGGCTGCGCCAAGGGTGCGGTACTGAGGGCGGCGCGCGAGGCGCTCGCCGACGCCGAGCCTCGCATGGTCTCGGTGCAGCCGGAGAATCTCCTGGCCGAGCTCGGCGTCAGCGCCGGCGAGAGCCGCGACGGCATCCGCTTTGCCAGCAACATGTGCCCGAGCAAGGGCACCATGGACATTTTCGTCGAGCCGGTGTTGCCGCATCCCTCGCTGGTCGTTCTCGGCGCAAGTCCGGTGGCGCTGTCGCTGGCGGCGCAGGCGCGCGTGCTCGGCTATCACGTCACGTTCGCCGCGCCCGCCGCCGATCTCACGGCGCAGCCGGATGCCGACACCCTCATCGATGGCTACCAGCTGGGTGAGCTCAACGACGCCAAGCGCTTCGTCGTGGTCTCGACACAAGGCAAGGGCGACGAAGCCGCCTTGCGCGCGGCGGTCGCGACCAAAGCCGACTATCACGCCTTCGTCGGCAGCCGCCGCAAGATGGCGTCGCTACGTGCAAAGCTGATCGCGGAAGGCGCCAGCGCCGCTGCGATCGACGATTTCAAGGCGCCGGCCGGGCTCGATCTCGGCGCCATCACACCGGAGGAGATCGCGATGTCAATTCTCGCCGAGATCACCCGGGAACGGCGGCGCGGCCAGCGTGCCGCCAATCAGTCAGCAAGCAGAGAGTGA
- a CDS encoding vWA domain-containing protein — protein MSCCGSSPGYDDLDQVSRLVSARLAAFLRTLRDAGFRVGLAEGQDAATLMSSGYAGRPGLLRAAFKHLFSARKSDWDKFDGLFDAFWLGKRVRSRSRTIGSAPGASNPSLKSLQDAAAEQGGSQSITDQLPSSDDAPEGRSGDGRMEGASPAENIAEVDFRMLSDPDQVAEAHEAAAQLARAMRTRLTRRDLARRRGYRLDLRRTIHRNISHGGVPISLVKRQRKDKPLRLIVLLDASGSMSMYTSVFLRFIHGVLDQFREAEAFLFHTRLAYVSDAMKEKNAARALDRLSIMAQGAGGGTKIGESLQTFNRWHARRVIHSRSCVMIVSDGYETGDAALLGREMAVLSRRCRRIVWLNPMMAWEGYTPEARGIRAALPHVDLYAPANSLQSLRALEPYLMKL, from the coding sequence ATGAGTTGCTGCGGATCCAGCCCCGGATATGACGACCTCGACCAGGTCTCCCGCCTGGTCTCTGCAAGGCTTGCCGCCTTCCTGCGTACCCTGCGCGATGCCGGCTTTCGCGTGGGACTGGCCGAAGGGCAAGACGCGGCGACGCTGATGTCGTCAGGCTACGCGGGGCGGCCCGGCCTCTTGCGCGCCGCGTTCAAGCACCTCTTCTCGGCGCGCAAATCCGACTGGGACAAGTTCGACGGTCTGTTCGATGCATTCTGGCTGGGCAAGCGCGTGCGCTCGCGCTCCCGCACCATCGGTTCTGCGCCCGGCGCCAGCAATCCCTCGCTGAAGAGCTTGCAGGATGCGGCAGCGGAGCAGGGCGGCAGCCAATCCATCACCGACCAGCTTCCGTCCTCCGACGACGCGCCGGAAGGCCGCTCCGGCGACGGCCGCATGGAAGGTGCTTCGCCGGCGGAGAATATCGCCGAGGTCGATTTTAGAATGCTCAGCGATCCCGATCAGGTCGCAGAGGCCCACGAGGCCGCAGCGCAGCTCGCACGGGCGATGCGCACACGCCTGACCCGGCGGGATCTGGCGCGCCGGCGCGGCTACCGGCTCGATCTCCGGCGGACGATTCATCGCAACATCAGCCATGGCGGCGTGCCGATCAGCCTGGTGAAACGGCAACGCAAGGACAAGCCGCTGCGGCTAATCGTGCTGCTCGATGCGTCCGGCTCGATGAGCATGTACACGTCCGTGTTCCTGCGCTTCATCCACGGCGTGCTCGACCAGTTCCGCGAGGCCGAGGCGTTCCTGTTTCACACGCGCCTTGCCTATGTCTCCGATGCGATGAAAGAGAAGAACGCCGCTCGCGCGCTCGACCGGCTCTCGATCATGGCGCAGGGCGCAGGCGGCGGCACCAAGATCGGCGAGAGCCTGCAGACCTTCAACCGCTGGCACGCCCGGCGGGTGATCCATTCGCGCAGCTGCGTGATGATCGTGTCGGACGGCTACGAGACTGGCGATGCCGCCTTGCTCGGGCGGGAGATGGCCGTGCTGTCGCGGCGCTGCCGTCGCATCGTCTGGCTCAACCCGATGATGGCCTGGGAAGGCTACACGCCCGAGGCGAGGGGCATAAGAGCGGCACTGCCGCATGTCGATCTCTACGCGCCCGCGAACTCGCTGCAAAGCCTGCGCGCGCTCGAACCCTATCTGATGAAGCTCTGA
- a CDS encoding AAA family ATPase has protein sequence MKGRDEIAQALAASGYIADADLATAISLMQLLRRPLLLEGEAGVGKTEVAKALAKVHATELIRLQCYEGLDQSSALYEWNYQRQLLAIQAHRGVDSIEDQVFSEKYLLERPLLAAIRRPKAPVLLIDEIDRADDEFEAFLLELLSDFQVSIPELGTIPAVTIPHVVLTSNGTRELSDALRRRCLYHYVDYPDVDRETRIILARVNGASPSLSLQIARMVEGIRKEELRKVPGVAETLDWAAALVGLDIRDLNDAPESVHETLICLLKTHEDRARVTPEVTQRLLGKVA, from the coding sequence ATGAAAGGCCGGGACGAGATCGCGCAAGCTTTGGCCGCATCGGGCTATATCGCCGATGCGGATCTCGCGACCGCGATCTCGCTGATGCAATTGTTGCGGCGTCCGCTGCTGCTCGAAGGCGAGGCGGGCGTCGGCAAAACCGAGGTGGCGAAGGCGCTGGCCAAAGTGCACGCGACCGAGCTGATCCGGCTGCAATGCTATGAAGGCCTCGACCAGTCCTCCGCGCTCTATGAGTGGAACTATCAGCGCCAGCTGCTGGCGATTCAGGCGCATCGCGGCGTCGACAGCATCGAGGACCAGGTGTTCTCGGAAAAGTATCTGCTGGAGCGTCCGCTGCTGGCCGCGATCCGCCGCCCGAAGGCGCCGGTGCTGCTGATCGACGAGATCGACCGCGCCGACGACGAGTTCGAGGCGTTCCTGCTGGAGCTGCTGTCCGACTTCCAGGTCTCGATTCCCGAGCTCGGCACCATCCCTGCGGTCACCATCCCGCATGTGGTGCTGACCTCGAACGGCACGCGCGAGCTGTCCGACGCGCTGCGCCGGCGCTGCCTCTATCACTATGTTGACTATCCCGACGTCGACCGCGAGACCCGCATCATCCTGGCGCGGGTCAACGGCGCAAGCCCATCGCTGTCGCTCCAGATCGCCCGCATGGTCGAGGGTATACGCAAGGAGGAGCTGCGCAAGGTGCCGGGCGTCGCCGAGACGCTGGATTGGGCGGCGGCCCTCGTCGGCCTCGACATTCGCGATCTCAACGATGCGCCCGAGTCAGTGCATGAGACACTGATCTGTCTTTTGAAGACGCATGAAGACCGCGCGCGGGTCACGCCGGAGGTGACACAGCGCTTGTTGGGGAAGGTCGCATGA
- a CDS encoding aerobic carbon-monoxide dehydrogenase large subunit: protein MNDLTPTREQRTAALEGMGCKRKRVEDIRFTQGRGNYVDDVKLPGMLHGDFVRSPHPHARVKTIDDSAALKVPGVLAVITAETLKTVNLAWMPTLAGDVQMVLADGKVLFQNQEVAFVVATDRYAADDGINAVIVEYEPLPPLVDPFKAMDAGAPVLREDLVGKMSGAHGPRKHDNHIFEWTVGDKDLTDAAFRKAEVTIKEMISYHRTHPSPLETCQCVCSFDKIKGELTIYGTFQAPHVIRTVVALIAKIPEHKIHVIAPDIGGGFGNKVGAYPGYICAAVASIVTGKPVKWVEDRIENLTSTSFARDYHMTTEIAATRDGKVTGLRVHVLADHGAFDACADPSKWPAGFFNIVTGSYDFPTAHLAVDGVYTNKAPGGVAYRCSFRVTEAAYCIERAMDILAQKLKIDPAELRLKNFIKPEQFPYHSALGWEYDSGDYHTAMRKMMETTGYAALRKEQADKRAAFTRGDTREIMGLGISFFTEIVGAGPSKNCDILGIAMFDSCEIRMHPTGAGIARVGSKSQGQGHETTWAQIIATEIGIPADNIMVEEGNTDTAPYGLGTYGSRSTPVAGAAIAMAARKIKAKAQMIAAYKLEVHEDDLEFDIDGFRVRGLPEKFMSMKDICWAAYNSVPPGMEPGLEAVSYYDPPNMTYPFGAYLCVMDIDVDTGVYKVRRFYALDDCGTRINPMIIEGQVHGGLTEAFAIAMGQEIRYDEVGNVVTGSFMDFFMPTAVETPHWETDFTVTPSPHHPIGAKGVGESPNVGGVPAFSNAVNDAFSFLGSTHIQMPHDFWRNWKAAKELGAVA, encoded by the coding sequence ATGAATGACCTCACTCCCACGCGGGAACAACGCACCGCCGCGCTCGAAGGCATGGGCTGCAAGCGCAAGCGCGTCGAGGATATCCGCTTCACGCAAGGCAGGGGCAACTACGTCGACGACGTCAAGCTGCCGGGCATGCTGCATGGCGACTTCGTCCGCTCGCCGCATCCGCATGCGCGCGTCAAGACAATCGATGACAGCGCGGCGCTGAAGGTCCCCGGTGTGCTCGCGGTGATCACCGCGGAGACGCTGAAAACCGTCAATCTGGCCTGGATGCCGACACTCGCCGGCGACGTGCAGATGGTGCTGGCCGACGGCAAGGTGCTGTTCCAGAACCAGGAGGTCGCCTTCGTCGTCGCCACCGACCGCTATGCGGCGGACGACGGCATCAACGCGGTCATCGTCGAATACGAACCGTTGCCGCCGTTGGTCGATCCCTTCAAGGCGATGGATGCCGGCGCCCCGGTGTTGCGCGAGGACCTCGTCGGCAAGATGTCCGGCGCGCATGGTCCGCGCAAGCACGACAACCATATCTTTGAGTGGACCGTCGGCGACAAGGACCTCACAGACGCCGCCTTCAGAAAGGCGGAGGTCACCATCAAGGAGATGATCTCCTATCACCGCACCCATCCGTCTCCGCTCGAGACCTGCCAGTGCGTCTGCTCCTTCGACAAGATCAAGGGCGAGCTGACGATCTACGGCACCTTCCAGGCCCCGCATGTGATCCGCACGGTGGTGGCGCTCATCGCGAAGATTCCGGAGCACAAGATCCACGTGATCGCGCCCGATATCGGCGGCGGCTTCGGCAACAAGGTCGGCGCCTATCCCGGCTATATCTGTGCGGCGGTCGCCTCCATCGTCACCGGCAAGCCGGTGAAATGGGTCGAGGATCGCATCGAAAACCTCACCTCGACCTCGTTCGCGCGCGACTATCACATGACAACCGAGATCGCGGCGACCAGGGACGGCAAGGTTACGGGGCTGCGCGTCCACGTGCTGGCCGATCACGGCGCGTTCGATGCCTGCGCCGACCCGTCGAAATGGCCGGCCGGCTTCTTCAACATCGTCACCGGCTCCTACGACTTCCCGACCGCGCATCTGGCTGTCGACGGCGTCTACACCAACAAGGCGCCGGGCGGCGTCGCCTACCGCTGCTCGTTCCGCGTCACGGAGGCGGCCTATTGCATCGAGCGCGCCATGGATATTCTGGCGCAGAAGCTCAAGATAGATCCGGCCGAGCTGCGGCTGAAGAACTTCATCAAGCCGGAGCAATTCCCGTATCACTCGGCTCTGGGGTGGGAATACGATTCCGGCGACTACCACACCGCCATGCGCAAGATGATGGAGACCACCGGCTACGCCGCGCTTCGCAAGGAGCAGGCGGACAAGCGCGCCGCCTTCACGCGCGGCGACACCCGCGAGATCATGGGCCTCGGCATCTCCTTCTTCACCGAGATCGTCGGTGCCGGGCCGTCGAAGAACTGCGACATCCTCGGCATCGCCATGTTCGACTCTTGCGAGATCCGCATGCACCCAACGGGCGCCGGGATCGCGCGGGTCGGCTCCAAGAGCCAGGGCCAGGGCCATGAGACCACCTGGGCCCAGATCATCGCGACCGAAATCGGCATTCCCGCCGACAACATCATGGTCGAGGAAGGCAATACCGACACCGCACCTTACGGGCTCGGCACCTACGGTTCGCGCTCCACGCCGGTGGCGGGCGCCGCGATCGCCATGGCCGCGCGAAAGATCAAGGCCAAGGCGCAGATGATCGCGGCCTACAAGCTCGAGGTCCACGAGGACGATCTCGAGTTCGACATCGACGGCTTCCGCGTGCGGGGCCTGCCGGAGAAATTCATGTCGATGAAGGATATCTGCTGGGCGGCCTACAACTCGGTGCCCCCCGGCATGGAGCCGGGGCTGGAGGCGGTGAGCTACTACGATCCACCCAACATGACCTATCCGTTCGGCGCCTATCTCTGTGTGATGGACATCGACGTCGACACCGGCGTGTACAAGGTCCGGCGCTTCTACGCGCTCGACGATTGCGGCACCCGTATCAACCCGATGATCATCGAGGGCCAGGTCCACGGTGGCCTCACCGAAGCCTTCGCCATCGCGATGGGCCAGGAGATCCGCTACGACGAGGTCGGCAACGTCGTCACCGGCTCGTTCATGGACTTCTTCATGCCGACCGCGGTGGAGACGCCGCATTGGGAGACCGACTTCACCGTCACCCCGTCGCCGCATCACCCGATCGGTGCCAAGGGCGTCGGCGAAAGCCCGAATGTCGGCGGCGTGCCGGCCTTCTCCAACGCCGTCAACGACGCGTTCTCTTTCCTGGGGTCCACGCACATCCAGATGCCGCACGATTTCTGGCGCAACTGGAAGGCCGCGAAGGAGCTCGGGGCGGTGGCGTAA
- a CDS encoding (2Fe-2S)-binding protein: MAKTHVTMKVNGAEVEGLVEPRTLLVHFIRENLQLTGTHIGCETTHCGACTVDIDGMSVKSCTMFAVQADGSDIITVEGIANADGTLSALQEGFRMMHGLQCGFCTPGMIVRAHRLLKENPSPSEPEIRMGISGNICRCTGYQNIVKAIQYASAKINGVEFQEAAE; the protein is encoded by the coding sequence ATGGCAAAAACACACGTAACCATGAAGGTGAACGGCGCCGAGGTCGAAGGCCTCGTCGAGCCGCGCACGCTGCTGGTGCATTTCATCCGTGAAAATCTGCAGTTGACCGGCACGCATATCGGCTGCGAGACCACCCATTGCGGTGCCTGCACCGTCGATATCGACGGCATGTCGGTGAAATCCTGCACCATGTTCGCCGTGCAGGCCGACGGCAGCGACATCATCACGGTGGAAGGTATCGCCAATGCCGACGGCACGCTGTCGGCGCTGCAGGAAGGCTTCCGCATGATGCACGGCCTGCAATGCGGCTTCTGCACGCCCGGCATGATCGTCCGCGCGCATCGGCTGCTCAAGGAAAATCCTTCGCCGAGCGAGCCGGAAATCCGCATGGGCATCTCCGGCAACATCTGCCGCTGCACCGGCTACCAGAACATCGTCAAGGCAATCCAGTACGCGAGCGCCAAGATCAACGGCGTGGAATTCCAGGAGGCCGCAGAATGA
- a CDS encoding FAD binding domain-containing protein: MIPGSFSYHRPASVADAVKLLADLGEDARPLAGGHSLVPMMKLRLASPAHLIDLHGIAGLKGISRNGDTVVIGAMTTQHDLLASDEIARSAPILHETALLIADPQVRYRGTIGGNVANGDPGNDMPALMMTLGASYRLEGPGGARDLPAADFYQGAYFTALEPGEILTSVSFPALAADHGYAYEKLKRKVGDYATAAAAVVLTMAGGKVASCTIGLTNVHETPLLAADAAKAVIGTSLDAATLKKAAAAAEAIMAPAADARGPVEYRKHVGGIMVTRALQRAAARAK, from the coding sequence ATGATCCCGGGCTCATTCAGCTATCACCGGCCGGCGAGTGTCGCCGACGCCGTCAAGCTCTTGGCAGACCTCGGCGAGGATGCGCGGCCACTGGCCGGCGGGCACAGTCTGGTGCCGATGATGAAGCTGCGACTCGCCAGTCCCGCCCATCTGATCGACCTGCACGGCATCGCCGGGTTGAAGGGCATCAGCCGCAACGGCGATACTGTCGTGATCGGCGCAATGACCACCCAGCACGATTTGCTGGCCTCCGACGAGATCGCCAGATCGGCGCCAATCCTGCACGAGACGGCGCTCCTCATCGCCGACCCGCAGGTTCGCTACCGCGGCACGATCGGCGGCAATGTCGCCAATGGCGATCCAGGCAACGACATGCCGGCGCTGATGATGACGCTGGGCGCGAGCTACCGGCTCGAAGGTCCCGGCGGCGCCCGTGACCTGCCGGCCGCGGATTTCTACCAGGGGGCCTACTTCACGGCGCTTGAGCCCGGCGAAATCCTGACCTCCGTCTCGTTCCCGGCGCTCGCCGCCGACCACGGCTACGCCTACGAAAAGCTCAAGCGCAAGGTCGGCGATTACGCGACCGCGGCCGCCGCTGTCGTGCTGACCATGGCCGGCGGCAAGGTCGCGAGCTGCACGATCGGGCTCACCAACGTCCACGAGACGCCGCTGCTCGCCGCCGACGCGGCCAAGGCGGTGATCGGCACAAGTCTCGATGCTGCCACGCTCAAGAAAGCGGCCGCAGCCGCGGAAGCGATCATGGCGCCGGCCGCCGATGCTCGCGGTCCGGTTGAATACAGAAAACATGTCGGCGGCATCATGGTGACGCGTGCGCTGCAGCGCGCCGCCGCCAGGGCGAAATGA
- a CDS encoding MHYT domain-containing protein produces the protein MFEGHDPYLVALSVAIASLGGYTGFALAARIRNTPGVSNRVLLAGAAAFLAVGIWTMHFVGMLAAPLPPDTAYLVLPTIISFLICALVVGISLFFVSIGEPSLRRVASSAVLLGVGIASMHYVGIHGLAGPFAIVHDRTMVLLSVLVAIVTAYGGLRAFLAQQEGVRLIVSSVVFGVAVSGMHYTAMLGMHFEPLTGAAHHHVGGLAASQQILSIVVAVLCFVIAAGFLLSLVPDSRRQAPALIAADPAPPPAEPAAAEPAAAPARPLGPLGGLGQPPRAPAPRLPVESADGTHFIDTANVRSVRADAHYTRVHDGTRERMCPWSISEAEAQLDPSLFLRVHRSHIVALPHVALVRKEGDGAVLELDGPSPHRVPVSRAKIAEVKARLGLANRRQA, from the coding sequence ATGTTCGAAGGACACGATCCCTATCTCGTCGCGCTCTCTGTGGCGATCGCGAGTCTGGGTGGCTATACCGGCTTTGCGCTTGCGGCTCGCATCCGCAACACGCCCGGCGTCAGCAACCGGGTTCTGCTCGCGGGTGCGGCCGCGTTTCTGGCCGTCGGCATCTGGACCATGCATTTCGTCGGCATGCTGGCCGCGCCGCTGCCGCCCGACACGGCTTACCTCGTCCTGCCCACCATCATCTCATTCCTGATCTGCGCATTGGTGGTCGGCATCTCACTGTTCTTTGTCTCCATCGGCGAGCCGTCTTTGAGAAGGGTAGCCTCCTCGGCCGTGCTGCTCGGCGTCGGCATCGCCAGCATGCATTATGTCGGGATTCACGGACTCGCCGGGCCGTTTGCCATCGTGCACGACCGAACCATGGTGCTGCTGTCGGTTCTGGTTGCGATCGTCACCGCCTATGGCGGCCTGCGCGCCTTCCTCGCGCAGCAGGAGGGCGTTCGCCTGATCGTCAGCTCGGTCGTTTTCGGCGTGGCTGTCTCGGGAATGCACTACACGGCGATGCTGGGCATGCATTTCGAGCCGCTGACGGGCGCGGCGCACCACCATGTCGGCGGCCTTGCCGCGTCGCAGCAAATTCTCTCGATCGTGGTCGCCGTGCTGTGCTTCGTGATTGCGGCCGGCTTCTTGTTGTCTCTGGTTCCCGATTCACGGCGGCAGGCTCCGGCGTTAATTGCCGCTGACCCGGCTCCCCCTCCGGCTGAACCTGCCGCTGCGGAGCCGGCTGCCGCACCTGCGCGACCGCTGGGGCCGCTCGGTGGCCTTGGTCAACCGCCCCGCGCGCCCGCGCCGCGGCTTCCGGTCGAGAGCGCCGATGGCACGCACTTCATAGACACCGCCAATGTCCGCAGCGTTCGCGCCGACGCTCATTACACCCGCGTCCATGACGGCACCCGCGAGCGGATGTGCCCGTGGTCGATCTCGGAGGCCGAGGCGCAACTCGATCCCTCGCTGTTCCTCCGCGTGCACCGCAGCCATATCGTCGCCCTCCCCCATGTCGCGCTGGTCCGGAAGGAGGGCGATGGCGCCGTGCTCGAGCTCGACGGCCCGTCGCCGCACCGGGTTCCCGTAAGCCGGGCCAAAATCGCCGAAGTGAAGGCGCGGCTGGGTCTGGCGAACCGGCGGCAGGCGTAG
- a CDS encoding 6,7-dimethyl-8-ribityllumazine synthase: MNQMLQDPQAETSKAETSQTQPPVPVTEHPRFAKPQRVAFVQACWHRDVVEEARIAFVREAEARHLTHVDVFEVPGSFEIPLHAQVLAKTRRYTAIVAAGLVVDGGIYRHEFVADTVIKALMDVQLRTEVPVFSAVLTPQQFHETEVHYDFFRRHFAIKGVEVAAACAETLLGLERLRGQVAAGIV; encoded by the coding sequence ATGAATCAGATGTTGCAAGACCCCCAAGCTGAAACCTCCAAAGCCGAAACGTCCCAGACACAGCCGCCGGTTCCAGTCACCGAACATCCGCGTTTTGCAAAACCGCAGCGGGTGGCCTTCGTGCAGGCCTGCTGGCACCGCGACGTCGTCGAGGAAGCCCGCATCGCCTTCGTCAGGGAGGCCGAGGCGCGGCATCTCACCCATGTCGACGTTTTCGAGGTGCCGGGATCGTTCGAGATCCCGCTGCATGCGCAGGTCCTGGCCAAGACACGGCGCTACACCGCGATCGTCGCCGCCGGCCTCGTCGTCGACGGCGGCATCTATCGTCACGAGTTCGTCGCCGACACCGTGATCAAGGCGCTGATGGACGTGCAACTGCGCACCGAAGTGCCGGTGTTCTCGGCCGTGCTGACGCCGCAGCAATTCCACGAGACCGAAGTGCACTACGATTTCTTCCGCAGGCACTTTGCGATCAAGGGCGTCGAAGTTGCGGCAGCCTGTGCGGAGACGTTGCTCGGCCTCGAGCGCCTGCGCGGCCAGGTCGCGGCGGGAATTGTGTGA
- a CDS encoding YbjN domain-containing protein → MSLLEGTIDSRSHPLAVVEDIAASNNWPFERSGEDELTIVSKGQWTDYQISFTWMGEIEALHLACAFDMKIPVARRSEVQRLVAAVNEQLWVGHFDLWTNSGMIMHRQALVLPGGLTASTAQCEAMLAGAIHACERYFPAFQFVVWAGKTTAQAMDAAMFDTVGEA, encoded by the coding sequence ATGTCCCTGCTCGAAGGCACTATCGATTCCAGAAGTCACCCGCTCGCGGTGGTCGAAGATATTGCTGCCAGCAACAACTGGCCGTTTGAACGCTCCGGCGAAGACGAACTCACGATTGTCTCCAAGGGACAATGGACCGACTACCAGATCTCCTTCACCTGGATGGGCGAGATCGAGGCGCTGCATCTGGCCTGCGCCTTCGACATGAAGATTCCGGTCGCGCGCCGGAGCGAGGTGCAGCGGCTCGTCGCCGCGGTCAACGAGCAATTGTGGGTCGGCCATTTCGACCTCTGGACCAACAGCGGCATGATCATGCATCGTCAGGCCCTGGTGCTGCCGGGCGGCCTCACCGCCTCGACCGCGCAATGCGAAGCCATGCTCGCCGGCGCCATCCACGCCTGCGAGCGCTACTTCCCCGCGTTCCAGTTCGTGGTGTGGGCCGGCAAGACCACCGCGCAGGCGATGGACGCCGCGATGTTCGACACGGTGGGAGAGGCGTAG